In Triticum urartu cultivar G1812 chromosome 6, Tu2.1, whole genome shotgun sequence, the following proteins share a genomic window:
- the LOC125513606 gene encoding putative F-box/FBD/LRR-repeat protein At4g03220: MGAGHSVGRRDSDAGAGGEDRLSALPDDVLVSILVKLRDAAAAARASVLARRWRCLWPLLPELAFADGIQHHRIVPALAAHEALDLRDIQVATREASVEYLAVWLPIAARRLSGSMHLRVVWHEGEAEVRAALEPEQRGAILLPCFRRATSVVLEFSFLRLVLPPSGVFARLQILMLVGILVYGQCSLGDAVSSPRCPCLKVLFVQSARGLGSFRIHSRSLLQLQLSDLRDMQQLTVVAPLLQFLRVRWCFTNVAYALNPSQPVARISAPLLEKLEWMCDFVPSSVQLGEMPPHLRRLVAGIIMVSGSDCIAPHNRCCIGILQRFERLAALRLCLAYRRS; the protein is encoded by the exons ATGGGGGCGGGTCACAGCGTCGGGCGTCGGGATTCCGACGCCGGAGCAGGCGGCGAGGACCGCCTCAGCGCGCTTCCAGACGACGTGCTCGTCAGCATCCTCGTCAAGCTCCGCGACGCCGCGGCCGCCGCCCGGGCCAGCGTCCTCGCCCGCCGGTGGCGCTGCCTCTGGCCCCTCCTCCCGGAGCTCGCCTTCGCCGACGGCATCCAGCACCACCGCATAGTCCCCgccctcgccgcccacgaagcGCTGGACCTCCGCGACATCCAGGTTGCCACCCGAGAGGCCTCCGTCGAGTACCTGGCGGTCTGGCTCCCCATCGCCGCGCGCCGCCTCTCCGGCTCCATGCACCTCCGGGTGGTGTGGCACGAGGGCGAGGCCGAGGTCCGGGCGGCGCTGGAGCCCGAACAGAGAGGGGCCATCCTGCTCCCTTGCTTCCGGCGAGCCACCTCCGTCGTACTCGAGTTCTCGTTTCTCCGCCTCGTCCTGCCGCCATCCGGGGTGTTCGCCCGGCTCCAAATCCTCATGCTGGTCGGCATCCTCGTGTACGGGCAGTGCAGCCTCGGCGACGCCGTCTCCTCCCCGCGCTGCCCATGCTTGAAGGTTCTCTTCGTCCAGAGCGCCCGCGGTCTGGGCAGCTTCAGGATCCACTCCAGGTCCCTCCTGCAGCTGCAGCTGTCGGATCTGCGCGACATGCAGCAGCTCACCGTCGTCGCGCCGTTGCTCCAGTTCTTGAGAGTGAGATGGTGCTTTACCAATGTAGCATATGCACTGAATCCAAGTCAACCAGTAGCCAGGATCTCAGCCCCTCTCCTGGAGAAGCTCGAATGGATGTGTGATTTCGTTCCTAGCTCTGTCCAGCTTGGTGAGATGCCACCACATCTCCGACGCCTTGTCGCTGGAATCATCATGGTATCTGGATCAGATTGCATTGCTCCACACAACCGTTGTTGCATTGGCATTCTGCAGCGCTTTGAGCGTCTTGCTGCTCTCCGCCTCTGCCTTGCCTATCGCCG GTCATAG
- the LOC125516323 gene encoding cell division cycle 20.2, cofactor of APC complex-like gives MHMDMAHYLLTEPRKDKENVATPPSPAKEAYRRLLPEKLLNNRTRILAFQNRPPEPANNFLAELRADAASIQDKPARQRRYIPQSPERMLDAPGLVDDYCLNLLDWGSANVLSIALGNTVYLWDASSGSTSELVTVDEDDGPVTSVSWAPDGRHVAIGLDSSAVQLWDSTSNRLRRTLQGVHESRVGSLAWNNNILTAGDMDGKIVNNDMRIRNHAVQTYHGHHQEVCGLTWSGSGKRLASGGNDSLLHIWDVSMASSAQSTGRTQWLHRLDDNLAAVKGLAWCPFQSNLLASGGGVGDRCIKFWNTHTGACLNSVDTGSQVCALL, from the exons ATGCACATGGACATGGCGCACTACCTTCTGACGGAGCCGAGGAAGGACAAGGAGAACGTGGCGACGCCGCCGTCACCGGCCAAGGAGGCGTATCGGAGACTGCTACCCGAGAAGCTGCTCAACAACCGCACCAGGATCCTCGCTTTCCAGAACAGGCCGCCTGAGCCTGCCAACAACTTCCTCGCGGAGCTGCGTGCCGATGCGGCTTCCATCCAGGACAAACCGGCGAGGCAGCGTCGATACATCCCTCAG TCCCCAGAGAGGATGCTGGATGCGCCAGGCCTCGTTGATGATTACTGCCTTAACCTGCTGGACTGGGGGAGCGCCAATGTGCTGTCGATTGCACTGGGCAACACGGTATACCTTTGGGACGCCTCAAGTGGCTCGACGTCTGAGCTCGTTACCGTTGATGAGGACGATGGCCCTGTCACTAGTGTTAGCTGGGCTCCTGATGGCCGCCACGTTGCTATTGGCCTCGACTCCTCAGCTGTCCAGCTCTGGGATTCCACCTCTAACCGACTG CGGAGAACGCTGCAAGGTGTGCATGAGTCGAGAGTTGGTTCACTGGCATGGAACAACAACATCCTGACCGCTGGTGATATGGACGGCAAGATTGTGAACAATGATATGAGGATTAGGAACCATGCCGTGCAGACATACCATGGGCACCACCAGGAGGTGTGTGGACTTACGTGGTCAGGATCAGGGAAGAGGTTGGCCAGTGGTGGGAACGACAGCCTCCTCCACATATGGGATGTGTCTATGGCATCGTCTGCACAATCTACAGGTCGCACCCAATGGTTACACAGGCTTGACGACAACTTGGCTGCCGTGAAGGGGCTTGCATGGTGCCCATTTCAGAGCAACCTGCTGGCATCCGGCGGTGGCGTAGGTGACAGATGCATCAAGTTTTGGAACACACACACTGGCGCATGCCTTAACTCTGTTGACACTGGGTCACAAGTGTGTGCACTGCTCTAG